GTTTTCCTCGACTTTGAGTTGTACAGTGTCCCTATGATCAGCATTGTGAATCCCACTGCTAATATTATCCTgtttttcatcatcaaaaaagttttttaagaaaaaatctgGCAAACTTTTGTAAATTGCAAATTTGGGTATCAAGAAGTTAGTTATTcatttaagtttgaattttttttcaaaatgaattcggataagaaaaaattaagtttgtttaaaatatgagttgaattttgatttcaaaagttAAGATTTGAGTCCgccaatttagtccattttcaatTCTATaatatgttttcttattttacttaCGAAGTTTATATTGGACAaagttaagaaaaatattttaagggatcaaaattaaatttataattttttagaattattatgctaatttataatttttcaaaggataataaaatcaattttttcatttatttttagacCAAGACCATTACCCTTTGTATTCACCCTTGAGTTCATactatacaaaataaatatataatactataatataaGTGCTAAAAgatgttaatttgtttatattcaaAGTTGTAACAAAAAGATTTGCATTGATTTTAAGTCTTTGTTACTAGCGGATTTAAAGTTCAATCACCGAATAACTCGATATaagtttaataaaacaaattacaaaatgttaaaaaacattttcataataaaaaaatcaaaatggagttaaattaattatttatagatGTAAacgaatttgaaaaaaataattaaaatttatatttaaagttgACTAACTATATAAGATATTCAAACTATACATCTAACTTAAGTTCAACTCAACCTCACCCCATTTTTGAGCACTAATTCAAGACATGCATACCATGAGAAAATAAGGGAAGCCACAGCTAATTGTTTGTTAGCAGATGCTTCGTCTAAATCTCTCTTTGTCCAAATGCACACACAACCACCAAGTAAGTTCCCAGTAACATGAGCAAGACCAAGTAGTACAGATGCTGCAAGTCCTAGCTTGTAAGCTTGTAAACTTGGGTCTCTGCATTCAAAAATCCACATCCTCAAATGCTTCACCTGTTTTaaccccaaaaagaaaaaaaccataaacaccatgaaaaaaatgaatcaataattACCATTCTCTTTACAAACGTACCTTGTTTTCAGCTATTTCAGCTTCAATGCCAAGTACTCCAGCAGTAATATCCAAAGCcataatcaataaacaaatcaaaaaaccATAGTTTTTTGCCATGTTTTTACCGTAATAAAATTGCAGATATCTGTCAGTGAATGGCACCCATTATATAAAGCGCTATATATGGTGTATTAATGAAGAGGAGAATAAGAATAAAGTAGGGAACAGGTATGGAGATTAGTAACAAATACGAAAGTGATTAAGCTGcttgtttttggattaaaaagcttcttttttttgctcatacatattttattctttcttttttgaacttgctttttctttgaaattcaTATATTCCTTCCATGGATGACAAgaaaagtagaattttttttcacaagAATGATAGAAAAAACATTGATCGACCCATGAGATGTGTTTGTATTTTGGAATCAAAGGAAAAGATGGTAACAGTGTAACTTTGTGAAGGAAATGATACATACATCATAAACCTTAGCTGGAAGCCTGGAATCAAACTTTCAGAGGGCAATgccttttacttttcttttttttttgggtcaaATTCTCTAAAATTCGGGATTTAAATTCTCTTATTTTGAAttcttaatattattaattgttgaTATAAGATATAATAAAGGAGGAATATAAGAAGGAAATTAAGGTGATATAATGGAAGTCGATTCACCTATAAAAGTTAAGAGTCGGAACAAAGATAAGATGACTAACTGATTGAGAAAAACAAATATACTCAAAGTCATTATAAGGTGCTATAATGTCTATCCCCTCTTCATagttttttaaagtatttataGTAGAGGTCCCTTATCCACTGGCATAATATATTTAGATAAACATTCAATCCCGTCAAATGCATAATGAATCATCACAGTCACGTATCGTGGGATTCTATTAATATGAGGTAGTTAAGCCTAAATAGATTCATTATTGTTTTGAGAGTGTGTTCGTATTAGGACAACATTCTCCTTTAAGCCCAGGTGGTAGGTCCTATTTGAAGTGGGATAGGTGATTATGCTTAAGAAGTCAATGCAAAGCTAACAATATCTTTTGAGCTTGCCACGTGTTTTCTTGGCGAAAGGATCTAACGTTAAATGGTTTATAATGTTTAAGGATGTTGTAAGAAAATCTTACTAGGTTGTACGTGAATACGTTGCTTAGAAAGTAAATGTTAGTCTCTATCTTTTTAGCACATGGATAAGGAACCATGCAAACTCAAAAACCTCGAGAAAGTAATATACATcaatatatcatatttaaatacaCATGCAAAGAAGCCCATTATGACTCAACTTTTAAAGCTCGTAATTAAGTCATAAGGGTaagaaaaacccaaaacaaGAAGCCAAGACAGGCTCTCTTTTATTATGAAATCTTACGAGCACTATTTCGTACAATTGTTCTGtgaatcattatacattttttatcgtgatttcaaattcaagtatataattaaaatttaaaatttaatataaaactataatttaagTTACTTTTTTAACCATGTCAAATTTCTCATAAAGTCAttgccaaaagaaaaaaaataaagaagaaaaattctcataaaacaaacatatgGAAATCTTCTCAAAATGCTTTAGAGCTAGTTTTTTTAGTAGggtttatttttacttaaaagcccATTTGAATTTTCTTTGTAAACAAACAAGATAAAGGCCCAAATCAACTAATACAACGTAGAATTTTCTCTCTAACAGGACATTTTCGagggaaaatatatattacacgTAGGACAAAAATATTTCGGAAAGTACAAGTGTTCGATGAGTCTGGATCATGGAAAAAAACATGTCTCTAGAACCAACTCAAAACTTCAGATACAGATTGTTGTCATTATCGCCATGCTTATATGTTgggagataaaaataaaatcctgGGAAATTCTCTGTTTTCCAGAAAAAAAACGTAAAAACAGAGTGAACAAAAAATGTCGCTTTATTACAGATGGAAAAATTTCGAGGAAGACGAGGATCGACCCGAAAAGCCTCGCCGGTTTGGGGTCACTGAAATGCGAGGACCCAATCATACTCTCTTGACCCAGAACGCTCTTCAGGTATTGAATTTCAATGGGTTGTTTTTAAATTTCGGAAATTTATGATTGAGCTGAATAAAAAAGGTTTCTTTTTTTACCAGGATATATTTGAATCAATGGGTCAATTTGTTGATGGGTTGAAGTTTTCCGGGGGTTCTCATAGTTTAATGCCTAAATCGTTTTTGAAACAAGTGATTGATATGGCTCATCAACATAATGTTTATGTTAGTACTGGTGATTGGGCTGAACATTTGATTCGTAAAGGTCCTTCGGCTTTTAAAGATTATGTTGAAGTAA
This genomic window from Gossypium raimondii isolate GPD5lz chromosome 10, ASM2569854v1, whole genome shotgun sequence contains:
- the LOC105775858 gene encoding protein DESIGUAL 2 encodes the protein MAKNYGFLICLLIMALDITAGVLGIEAEIAENKVKHLRMWIFECRDPSLQAYKLGLAASVLLGLAHVTGNLLGGCVCIWTKRDLDEASANKQLAVASLIFSWIILAVGFTMLIIGTLYNSKSRKTCGITHHRLFSIGGILCFIHGLFTVAYYVSATAAGREDKANGSRATTA